A single window of Rubripirellula lacrimiformis DNA harbors:
- a CDS encoding DUF1552 domain-containing protein, whose protein sequence is MSIHQSRLSRRTILRGLGVSLALPMLESIAPKAVAASPTLGPPQRMAFIFVPNGVHLPDWTPKQQGVGFDLPHILGPLAPVQDDLMVISGLTHDKGRANGDGAGDHARSASVFLTGAQPRKTSGENIRSGVSVDQVAAQAAGQATRFASLELGCEAGRSAGNCDSGYSCAYSSNVSWSSDSMPVAKETNPRLVFERLFGDGTAPKNDANAKRRDELKKSVLDFISDDARSLQSKLGGNDKHKLEEYLSGVREVERRIQRSDDEPKLSVDVDYPIPKGTPSDYGEHIRLMCDMMVMAFQTDRTRIATCMLADAGSNRSYRHINIAEGHHDLSHHRGEAEKHAKIREINRFHVAQLAYFLQKLKSTPDGEGNLLDNSMICYGSAISDGNRHNNEDLPVLLAGRAGGQIDSGRHIHVARETPMCNLFMSMLDRFGTPVDFVGDSTGRVSELTI, encoded by the coding sequence ATGAGCATTCATCAAAGCCGGCTATCACGCCGCACGATCCTACGCGGGCTGGGCGTTTCGTTGGCCCTGCCGATGTTGGAATCGATCGCCCCCAAGGCTGTCGCTGCGTCGCCAACCTTGGGTCCGCCACAGCGAATGGCGTTCATATTCGTCCCCAACGGCGTGCACCTGCCCGACTGGACGCCCAAGCAACAGGGTGTGGGATTCGATTTGCCACATATTCTTGGCCCCTTGGCCCCGGTTCAAGACGACTTGATGGTGATCAGCGGACTGACCCACGACAAAGGACGCGCCAACGGTGACGGGGCGGGCGACCATGCCCGCAGTGCATCGGTGTTTTTGACCGGAGCCCAACCTCGCAAAACGTCCGGCGAAAACATCCGCTCGGGCGTCTCCGTCGACCAAGTGGCCGCCCAAGCAGCCGGCCAAGCCACGCGATTTGCATCACTGGAACTCGGGTGCGAAGCAGGACGCAGCGCGGGCAACTGCGACAGCGGATACAGCTGTGCCTATTCGTCGAACGTTAGCTGGTCATCGGATTCCATGCCGGTCGCCAAGGAAACGAATCCACGATTGGTGTTCGAACGGCTCTTTGGCGACGGCACCGCACCGAAAAACGACGCCAACGCCAAACGGCGTGACGAACTGAAGAAGAGCGTACTGGACTTCATTTCGGATGACGCTCGCAGCCTGCAATCGAAACTTGGCGGCAACGACAAGCACAAATTGGAAGAGTATCTAAGTGGAGTCCGCGAAGTCGAACGACGGATCCAGCGCAGCGACGATGAACCGAAGCTATCGGTCGATGTCGACTACCCCATCCCCAAAGGCACCCCGAGTGACTACGGCGAACACATCCGGTTGATGTGCGACATGATGGTGATGGCGTTCCAAACCGATCGCACTCGAATCGCGACCTGCATGCTGGCCGACGCCGGCAGCAATCGCAGCTATCGGCACATCAACATCGCCGAAGGACACCACGACCTATCGCACCATCGCGGCGAAGCTGAAAAGCACGCCAAGATTCGCGAGATCAACCGATTCCACGTCGCTCAATTGGCTTACTTTCTGCAGAAATTGAAGTCGACGCCCGACGGTGAAGGGAATCTTTTGGACAATTCCATGATCTGTTACGGAAGTGCGATCAGCGACGGAAACCGACACAACAACGAAGACCTGCCAGTTCTGTTGGCCGGACGCGCCGGTGGCCAGATCGACTCGGGACGACACATCCATGTCGCGCGCGAAACCCCGATGTGCAATCTGTTCATGTCGATGCTAGATCGTTTTGGCACGCCGGTCGATTTTGTCGGTGACAGCACGGGCCGCGTATCGGAGTTGACGATTTGA
- a CDS encoding DUF1592 domain-containing protein, whose product MTISNIGNRGLRFAFWAPAGWAFCAILMVANPLFAAETDFAKNVVPFLTTHCVACHGSDDAEGGIVLDHYSESANVQKDYERWEKVLRLINAHQMPPADETQPTSDELVAVSAAIDAELAKFDCSAERHPGRVTIQRLNRAEYNNTVRDLVGLDLGLSDDFPSDDVGNGFDNIGDVLTIPPILLEKYLAAATVIADRVYDDQDARQRIFPHKSQSEDDRIETARLNVDEFAQRAFRRPLSGDEQERLFGIMRFAWQRDASEADIFKTVITAILSSPHFLFRVEEAPPGSEDGIQPLTGYQLASRLSYFLWSSMPDDRLFELAASGELTRPEVLRSEARRMLADPKSAAIVDNFAGQWLQLRDVSRLMPDPTKFPDFDGELRSAMRRETEMFFAEMIREDRSVLEFLDADFTYVNQRLARHYGIPEVIGDDFRKVPLAEGRRGVLTHASILMLTSNPTRTSPVKRGKWILDNFLAEPPPPPPPDVPELEEGNETLGSLREQMEQHRSNESCAACHRTMDALGFGLENFDAIGAWRDTDGKFTVDASGELPGGRKFNGASDLMQILVSEKKDRFCQCLAEKMLTYALGRGLGSYDRCTVKECLSELHENEYRFSSLVTAIVTSDPFTLRETKRDE is encoded by the coding sequence ATGACGATTTCTAACATCGGCAATCGCGGCCTCCGATTCGCTTTCTGGGCACCAGCGGGGTGGGCATTTTGCGCCATCCTGATGGTGGCGAATCCGCTTTTTGCGGCAGAGACGGATTTTGCGAAGAACGTTGTCCCGTTTTTGACCACCCACTGCGTCGCCTGCCATGGCAGTGACGATGCCGAGGGCGGCATTGTCCTGGACCACTATTCTGAATCCGCCAACGTCCAGAAAGACTACGAGCGGTGGGAGAAGGTGCTGCGTTTGATCAATGCTCATCAAATGCCGCCCGCCGACGAGACACAGCCGACATCGGACGAATTGGTTGCTGTTTCCGCAGCCATCGATGCCGAATTGGCCAAATTTGACTGCAGCGCCGAACGTCATCCCGGCCGGGTCACGATCCAACGGCTCAATCGCGCCGAATACAACAACACGGTGCGAGATCTGGTTGGGCTGGACCTGGGACTATCCGACGACTTTCCATCCGACGACGTCGGCAACGGGTTCGATAACATCGGCGACGTCCTGACGATCCCACCTATCCTGTTAGAAAAGTACTTAGCCGCAGCAACGGTCATCGCCGACCGCGTCTACGACGACCAGGATGCGCGTCAGAGGATTTTCCCACACAAGTCTCAGTCCGAAGACGATCGGATCGAAACGGCACGCCTGAACGTCGACGAGTTCGCCCAGCGTGCCTTTCGTCGACCACTATCCGGCGACGAACAGGAACGGCTGTTCGGGATCATGCGGTTTGCTTGGCAACGAGACGCCAGCGAAGCCGACATATTCAAAACCGTGATCACGGCGATCCTGTCCAGCCCACACTTTTTGTTCCGTGTCGAAGAGGCACCGCCGGGAAGCGAAGATGGCATTCAACCGCTGACCGGATACCAACTGGCATCCCGACTGTCGTATTTTCTGTGGAGCAGCATGCCGGATGACCGGCTTTTTGAACTTGCCGCCTCCGGTGAATTGACTCGGCCCGAAGTGCTTCGGTCCGAAGCACGGCGGATGCTAGCGGATCCGAAGTCAGCTGCGATCGTCGACAACTTTGCTGGCCAATGGCTCCAATTACGCGATGTTTCGCGTTTGATGCCTGACCCGACCAAGTTCCCCGACTTTGATGGCGAACTTCGATCCGCCATGCGACGCGAAACGGAGATGTTTTTTGCAGAAATGATTCGCGAAGACCGCAGCGTGCTGGAGTTTCTGGATGCGGACTTCACTTATGTGAACCAACGATTGGCCCGGCACTATGGCATCCCCGAAGTGATTGGCGACGATTTCCGAAAGGTCCCCTTGGCCGAAGGACGGCGTGGGGTGCTGACGCACGCCAGCATCCTGATGCTGACGTCCAACCCGACCCGCACTTCGCCGGTCAAACGCGGCAAGTGGATTCTGGACAACTTTCTTGCCGAACCGCCACCACCGCCGCCGCCGGACGTGCCCGAATTAGAAGAGGGCAACGAGACGCTTGGATCGCTGCGTGAACAGATGGAACAGCATCGTTCGAACGAATCTTGCGCGGCCTGCCACCGGACCATGGATGCGCTCGGATTCGGGCTGGAGAATTTTGATGCGATCGGAGCCTGGCGTGATACCGATGGGAAGTTCACCGTCGATGCGTCTGGCGAATTGCCAGGCGGACGCAAGTTCAACGGCGCATCGGACCTGATGCAGATTTTAGTGTCGGAAAAGAAAGACAGGTTCTGTCAGTGCTTGGCCGAAAAGATGCTGACCTATGCACTTGGACGCGGGCTTGGATCTTATGATCGATGCACTGTCAAAGAATGTCTTAGCGAGCTGCACGAAAACGAATACCGATTCTCTTCATTGGTGACAGCGATCGTCACCAGCGATCCATTCACTCTGCGGGAAACAAAGAGGGACGAATGA
- a CDS encoding DUF7133 domain-containing protein: MSLLLSPLSALLAMGQEVSSVAPPLSPADSIATMKVAAGYTVVPVLTEPDISEPSAIAWDGNGRMYVVEMLTYMQDIDGHDQLKPTSRVSRHEDRDGDGVYETHTVFADNLVLPRMVLPLLDRVIIRETNTFDLKSYQDTDGDGVADKIEMWHEGGPRGGNLEHQPSGLIWNLDNWLYTTYSRHRYRFTGNQVVREPLPHGSGQWGLTHDDVGRIFYSTAGGENPAMDFQRPIIYGELSLPGEQADNFRECFPIDNVPDVQGGRARVREDNSLNRFSGCCGQSIYRGNAMPTDFNGDLIIPEPVGRLVRRAKVTNDDGRIVVSNAYDQTEFIAATDPNFRPVNSATGPDGCLYLVDMYRGIIQEGNWVREGSYLRGVVQEYELDKNIGRGRIFRIDHETTQRGPQPRMLDETPTELVTHLSHPNGWWRSEAQKLIVLHADQTVVPQLEQLARSGDNPLGRLHALWTLEGLDAVNPALLRDCFADPDDRVRSAVIRIAEPLMQSDRSLDAIIRQAVTDESPEVWIQTLLSITRIGHPESETITAQILSQHGDNEAITGIADQMKARIEAMRAEQEKLAQLRRRNKILADSVVRGKSIYKTLCVTCHGADGKGIASPDHSGLMVAPSLVGSPRVIGHKERLARVLLHGLMGPIDDKSYTAGLMLPMGANTDPWISDVANYIRNEWGNQGSLIESEDIARIRDQSSDRVGPWTLNELKYFDPPPLADSSNWKLTTSHNVGNAAAAVDGNPKSRWDTGTTQKPGMWFAIELPEPIRLMSLTLDSTKSNDDYPRGYTVSVSSDGKTWSEPVAKGTGDAPMLEIEIDSAAPIQHIRIDQTGTSSNKYWSIHELAIKGVSLRDPLPVALSQQLSTETASALAGEAKQKGDAVRGAKWFYNQSLSCAKCHDPISGDRLGPDLASKRDNVNDEFIVDSILDPSKSIRKEFAQMMVLTADGVALTGFFVSEDDDQYILREPAGGKLIKIPQDDIEAMKPAATSAMPAGLVNQLTDRDQFLDLVRFLIEVNDRPGRLTELKHAAGL; encoded by the coding sequence TTGAGCCTTTTGCTGTCACCCCTGAGTGCTCTCTTGGCCATGGGGCAAGAAGTCAGCTCCGTTGCACCACCCCTTTCGCCAGCGGATTCCATTGCCACGATGAAGGTGGCTGCTGGCTATACGGTCGTGCCGGTACTGACCGAACCCGACATCAGCGAACCGTCAGCGATCGCATGGGATGGAAACGGCCGGATGTACGTCGTCGAAATGCTGACGTACATGCAGGACATTGACGGTCATGACCAGTTGAAGCCAACCAGCCGAGTGTCTCGTCACGAAGATCGCGACGGCGATGGCGTCTACGAAACTCACACCGTGTTTGCGGACAACTTGGTCCTGCCACGGATGGTGCTGCCGTTGCTGGATCGTGTCATCATTCGCGAAACCAACACGTTCGACTTGAAGAGCTATCAAGATACCGATGGTGACGGCGTGGCCGACAAGATCGAGATGTGGCATGAAGGGGGCCCCCGAGGCGGCAACCTGGAACACCAGCCCAGCGGGTTGATTTGGAATCTGGATAACTGGCTTTACACGACCTATTCCAGGCATCGATATCGCTTCACCGGCAATCAGGTGGTTCGTGAACCGTTGCCACATGGCAGCGGGCAATGGGGACTGACGCACGATGATGTCGGACGAATCTTCTATTCGACCGCCGGCGGCGAAAACCCTGCAATGGATTTCCAGCGTCCGATCATCTACGGCGAACTGTCGCTGCCGGGTGAACAGGCGGACAACTTTCGCGAGTGCTTCCCGATCGACAACGTTCCTGATGTGCAAGGCGGACGGGCACGTGTGCGAGAAGACAACTCGTTGAACCGGTTTTCGGGCTGCTGTGGACAGTCGATCTACCGTGGCAACGCGATGCCTACGGATTTCAACGGCGACCTGATCATTCCTGAACCAGTCGGTCGTCTGGTACGCCGCGCCAAAGTCACCAATGACGATGGACGCATTGTCGTATCCAATGCATACGATCAAACCGAATTCATCGCGGCGACCGACCCGAACTTTCGGCCAGTCAACAGCGCGACCGGCCCGGACGGTTGCCTCTATCTGGTCGACATGTATCGCGGAATCATCCAAGAAGGAAATTGGGTCCGCGAAGGATCGTATCTACGTGGCGTGGTCCAAGAATACGAACTCGACAAAAACATCGGACGCGGACGCATATTCCGCATTGATCACGAAACCACTCAGCGTGGTCCGCAACCTCGCATGCTGGACGAAACACCAACCGAACTGGTGACTCACCTTTCCCATCCCAACGGATGGTGGCGTAGCGAAGCACAGAAACTGATCGTCCTGCACGCCGACCAAACGGTCGTTCCCCAGTTGGAACAGCTGGCTCGGTCGGGCGATAACCCGCTGGGTCGACTGCATGCCTTGTGGACGCTGGAAGGGTTGGACGCGGTGAATCCAGCATTGTTGCGAGATTGCTTTGCCGATCCCGATGATCGCGTGCGATCCGCAGTCATTCGAATCGCCGAACCACTGATGCAGTCGGACCGCTCTCTTGACGCGATCATCCGACAGGCCGTTACGGACGAAAGTCCCGAGGTGTGGATCCAAACCCTGTTATCGATCACCCGCATTGGCCATCCAGAATCCGAAACGATCACCGCCCAGATTCTTTCGCAACATGGTGATAACGAAGCGATCACGGGAATCGCCGATCAGATGAAGGCGCGAATCGAAGCGATGCGTGCCGAGCAAGAAAAGTTGGCACAGCTTCGACGACGCAACAAGATCCTGGCCGATTCCGTCGTCCGTGGAAAGTCGATCTACAAGACGCTTTGCGTCACCTGCCATGGCGCCGACGGGAAAGGCATCGCGTCGCCAGACCACTCTGGATTGATGGTCGCACCGTCCCTGGTCGGGTCGCCGCGTGTGATCGGTCACAAAGAACGATTGGCGCGAGTTCTGTTGCACGGATTGATGGGGCCAATCGATGACAAGTCCTACACGGCGGGGCTGATGTTGCCGATGGGCGCCAATACGGACCCGTGGATCAGTGACGTCGCCAACTACATCCGCAATGAATGGGGAAACCAAGGATCATTGATCGAAAGCGAAGATATTGCTCGCATCCGAGACCAATCCTCTGACCGCGTCGGCCCGTGGACTTTGAATGAGTTGAAATACTTTGATCCGCCACCATTGGCGGATTCATCGAACTGGAAACTGACCACTAGCCACAACGTCGGCAACGCCGCCGCAGCAGTCGACGGGAACCCGAAAAGTCGTTGGGATACCGGCACGACCCAGAAACCTGGAATGTGGTTTGCGATCGAACTACCCGAACCCATTCGGTTGATGTCGTTGACATTGGATTCGACCAAGTCGAATGACGATTACCCGCGTGGTTACACGGTGTCGGTATCCAGTGACGGCAAGACTTGGAGCGAACCGGTCGCCAAAGGAACCGGCGACGCCCCCATGCTTGAAATCGAGATCGACAGCGCCGCCCCCATTCAACACATTCGCATCGATCAAACCGGGACGTCCAGCAACAAGTACTGGTCGATTCATGAACTGGCGATCAAAGGCGTGTCGCTTCGTGATCCGCTGCCCGTGGCCCTGAGCCAACAACTGTCGACCGAAACCGCAAGTGCGTTGGCGGGCGAAGCGAAGCAGAAAGGCGACGCCGTGCGTGGTGCCAAATGGTTCTACAACCAATCGTTGTCATGCGCTAAATGCCATGACCCGATCAGCGGTGACCGTTTGGGGCCCGATCTGGCATCCAAACGCGACAACGTCAACGATGAATTCATCGTCGATTCGATTCTGGATCCATCCAAATCGATTCGAAAAGAGTTCGCACAGATGATGGTGCTGACCGCCGACGGCGTTGCGTTGACGGGGTTCTTTGTCAGCGAAGATGATGACCAGTACATTCTTCGCGAGCCGGCGGGAGGAAAGCTGATCAAAATCCCTCAAGATGACATCGAAGCGATGAAACCAGCGGCCACATCCGCGATGCCGGCCGGGTTGGTCAACCAGCTGACCGATCGCGACCAGTTCCTGGATTTGGTCCGTTTCTTGATCGAAGTCAACGATCGGCCTGGGCGGTTGACCGAACTGAAGCACGCAGCCGGTCTTTGA
- a CDS encoding NAD-dependent succinate-semialdehyde dehydrogenase: protein MTITSINPASNETIRTYSPLTKDETMDAVEKADEAYKHWRTTSFDERKRVLLEFATQLRDRCDEFARLITEDMGKRISESRQEIIYCAEIAEFYAEGAEAFLANQPIQDIDADAYIRFEPIGVLMGVMPWNFPFYQVTRFAAPNIMAGNSVMVKHASNVPQCAEAIADLFDTCSLPNGVYTNLFIPSEFVEAIVSDHRVQGVSLTGSERAGAAVAALAGKNLKRSVLELGGNDPFIVLDDADLTKTIPLAVKGRMVNAGQSCVAAKRFIVVESIAENFLQQFKDAMSDLVMGDPMDEDTTLSPLSTEDAAENLQQQVQSTIDAGATVVLGGDRPDREGAYFNPTILTDVTSDMPTYDQELFGPVATVYVVKDEEEAVKLANDSSYGLGGSVYTKDIERGRRIAERIETGMIFINQPTNSQAELPFGGIKNSGYGRELSHLGILEFVNKKLIHLGPSTE from the coding sequence ATGACCATCACTAGTATCAACCCCGCCAGCAACGAAACGATTCGAACGTACTCGCCGCTGACAAAGGACGAGACGATGGACGCGGTTGAAAAGGCAGATGAAGCCTACAAGCATTGGCGAACAACAAGTTTCGACGAACGGAAACGTGTGCTGTTGGAGTTTGCCACCCAATTGCGTGACCGCTGCGACGAGTTCGCACGATTGATCACCGAGGACATGGGCAAGCGAATCTCCGAAAGCCGTCAAGAGATCATTTACTGTGCCGAGATCGCCGAGTTCTACGCCGAGGGAGCGGAGGCCTTTTTGGCTAACCAGCCGATCCAAGACATCGACGCGGATGCCTACATCCGGTTCGAACCCATTGGCGTATTGATGGGCGTGATGCCGTGGAATTTCCCGTTCTATCAAGTCACTCGGTTTGCCGCGCCCAACATCATGGCGGGCAATTCGGTGATGGTAAAACACGCCAGCAATGTGCCGCAGTGTGCCGAGGCCATTGCCGATCTGTTCGACACGTGTAGTTTGCCAAACGGCGTCTACACCAACCTGTTCATTCCAAGTGAGTTCGTCGAAGCGATCGTCTCGGACCACCGGGTCCAAGGGGTTTCGTTGACCGGCAGTGAACGTGCGGGTGCGGCGGTTGCCGCCCTGGCTGGCAAGAACTTGAAACGTTCGGTCCTGGAACTCGGTGGCAATGATCCATTCATCGTGCTTGATGATGCCGACCTGACAAAGACGATTCCATTGGCCGTGAAAGGTCGAATGGTCAACGCGGGACAGTCCTGCGTCGCCGCGAAGCGTTTCATTGTTGTGGAGTCGATTGCCGAGAACTTTCTGCAACAGTTCAAAGATGCGATGTCGGATTTGGTGATGGGTGATCCGATGGACGAGGACACGACCCTATCCCCGTTGTCGACCGAAGATGCGGCGGAGAATTTGCAACAGCAGGTTCAGTCCACCATCGATGCGGGAGCGACGGTTGTCCTGGGCGGCGATCGGCCAGATCGCGAGGGCGCCTATTTCAATCCAACCATCCTGACGGACGTGACGTCGGACATGCCGACCTACGATCAAGAACTGTTTGGGCCGGTCGCGACCGTCTATGTGGTCAAAGACGAGGAAGAAGCCGTCAAGTTGGCGAACGATTCATCGTATGGCCTTGGTGGCAGCGTTTATACGAAGGACATCGAACGCGGCCGGCGAATTGCCGAGCGGATCGAGACGGGCATGATATTCATCAATCAGCCGACCAATTCGCAAGCCGAACTGCCCTTTGGTGGCATCAAAAACTCAGGCTACGGGCGTGAACTTTCACACCTGGGAATCTTGGAATTCGTCAACAAGAAACTGATTCACTTGGGTCCCAGCACCGAATAG
- a CDS encoding NAD(P)-dependent alcohol dehydrogenase — translation MKAMVYDDYGDASVLHLAEVDFPDRRPGQVLIEVWASSVNPIDYRLRSGQMKGLLPGGFPRIPGYDVAGVIADCDADSPFEVGDRVMAFLDSARGGACAEYAVCGVDATAKLPASLPADVAAAMPLAGTTALQSLRDHGNMSPGDRVLVNGASGGVGMFAVQIAKAAGCHVDAVASSDNREFCMALGADHFYDYERTDFTDSTERWDVIFDAAGKASYLEARDVMTKDSRYVSTEPDLKGMIMTVLTWPLSKSGTVMLAKPKSSDLKELIRLYEEGILKVTIDSRYPMREVASAHRRVEDGVDRGKVVLTSDVYKGQDNDHH, via the coding sequence ATGAAAGCCATGGTCTACGATGACTATGGTGATGCCAGCGTACTGCACCTAGCCGAGGTAGATTTCCCGGATCGGCGGCCAGGCCAAGTATTGATCGAGGTCTGGGCATCCAGTGTCAATCCGATCGACTATCGACTGCGTAGCGGCCAGATGAAGGGGCTTCTGCCCGGCGGGTTTCCTCGCATACCGGGCTACGACGTTGCGGGGGTGATCGCTGACTGTGATGCGGATTCACCTTTCGAAGTTGGCGACCGCGTGATGGCGTTCCTAGATTCAGCGCGTGGTGGTGCGTGCGCCGAGTACGCGGTGTGCGGAGTCGATGCGACCGCCAAACTTCCGGCATCGTTACCAGCGGACGTCGCTGCGGCGATGCCACTGGCCGGCACGACTGCGCTGCAGTCACTGCGAGACCATGGAAACATGTCGCCCGGTGACCGAGTGCTGGTGAACGGGGCCAGCGGTGGTGTCGGCATGTTCGCGGTTCAGATCGCAAAGGCAGCCGGATGTCATGTCGATGCAGTCGCCAGTAGCGACAATCGAGAATTTTGCATGGCACTTGGTGCGGATCACTTCTACGACTACGAGAGAACGGACTTCACCGATTCGACAGAGCGGTGGGATGTCATCTTCGATGCTGCGGGAAAAGCCAGTTACCTTGAAGCTCGCGACGTGATGACCAAGGACAGCCGGTACGTGTCGACGGAACCGGACCTGAAAGGGATGATCATGACCGTGTTGACGTGGCCGCTATCAAAGTCGGGAACCGTCATGCTGGCGAAGCCTAAATCCAGTGACCTGAAAGAGCTGATCCGCCTTTACGAAGAGGGGATCCTAAAAGTCACCATCGATAGTCGTTATCCGATGCGTGAAGTCGCCAGTGCCCATCGCCGTGTCGAAGACGGCGTCGATCGCGGCAAGGTGGTGTTAACAAGCGACGTTTACAAAGGACAAGACAATGACCATCACTAG
- a CDS encoding DUF1328 domain-containing protein — translation MLGWAMTFLIIALIAGVLGFGVVAGTAASIAKILFVVFLVLFVIGLVLGRRGPAV, via the coding sequence ATGTTGGGCTGGGCTATGACATTTTTGATTATCGCATTGATCGCTGGCGTCCTTGGGTTCGGCGTCGTCGCCGGTACCGCGGCTTCGATCGCAAAGATCCTGTTCGTCGTGTTCCTTGTGCTGTTCGTGATCGGTCTTGTCCTGGGTCGACGCGGTCCAGCGGTCTAG
- a CDS encoding TIGR03067 domain-containing protein has product MRFCIATLAALTLTLPVDFASADEGEHKNAQQRLQGRWEIVGGTNQGRELSEAEVSGTYVTITTNSIVTYDRSNQARYQAVFTVDEDKDPMHITMRTVAENAPTRPKAGDPLESDEVTTAAGIFKFDGQSKWVLCYALPGADRPTKFQSPDGSRTMLFLLEKKQGDPIPVLDAEKR; this is encoded by the coding sequence ATGCGATTCTGCATTGCCACACTTGCTGCATTGACACTTACTCTTCCCGTCGACTTTGCGTCTGCGGATGAAGGCGAACACAAAAACGCCCAGCAACGGCTTCAAGGCCGTTGGGAGATTGTCGGTGGCACCAACCAAGGACGCGAACTGTCTGAGGCCGAAGTCAGCGGTACTTACGTCACGATCACCACCAATTCGATCGTCACCTACGACCGCAGCAACCAGGCTCGCTATCAGGCAGTGTTCACAGTCGACGAAGACAAAGACCCGATGCACATCACGATGCGGACGGTCGCAGAGAATGCCCCGACGCGGCCGAAGGCGGGGGACCCACTTGAATCCGATGAAGTCACAACGGCCGCTGGGATCTTTAAGTTCGATGGGCAGTCAAAGTGGGTGCTGTGCTACGCGCTGCCGGGTGCGGATCGGCCAACGAAGTTCCAGTCACCGGACGGCAGCCGAACGATGTTGTTCTTGTTGGAAAAGAAACAAGGCGATCCAATCCCCGTGCTGGACGCTGAAAAACGCTAA
- the sbnA gene encoding 2,3-diaminopropionate biosynthesis protein SbnA, whose protein sequence is MMQPSLIATGGVLDSIGHTPLIQLDRFLRNESVELLVKLESANPGGSAKDRPAKQMLESALERGDVHGGSTIIESSSGNMGIGLAQACRYHGLKFVCVVDPRAQRQNLAIIEALGGTIDLVEQPLHGDFLAARIARVRHLLDQTPHSYWPNQYANPNNPLAHFEGTIREIDEALHGEWDVLFVATSSTGTAQGCRDYLRSRGRNVQVVAVDSVGSVLFGGTSGPRMIPGLGAGKEPRLAVGQSFDHVMRVTDLDCVVGCRRAAHREALLVGGSAGGVLISVDRMANDLSGKRCVAILHDSGTRYLETVFNDRWVENSLDCNPATLAQLVDGSPMVLETEVSV, encoded by the coding sequence ATGATGCAGCCTTCCTTGATAGCCACCGGCGGTGTGCTCGATTCCATCGGGCACACGCCACTGATTCAACTGGATCGGTTCCTCCGCAACGAATCGGTCGAACTGTTGGTAAAGCTTGAATCCGCCAACCCGGGTGGCAGCGCCAAAGATCGCCCAGCAAAACAGATGCTGGAATCTGCACTGGAGCGTGGCGATGTGCATGGCGGTTCCACCATCATCGAATCATCGTCTGGGAATATGGGGATCGGTCTTGCGCAGGCTTGCCGGTACCACGGATTGAAATTTGTCTGTGTGGTGGATCCGCGAGCACAGCGTCAGAACTTGGCGATCATCGAGGCGCTGGGTGGAACGATCGACTTGGTCGAACAGCCACTTCACGGTGACTTTTTGGCTGCCCGCATCGCCCGGGTCCGCCACTTGCTGGATCAGACGCCGCACAGCTATTGGCCCAATCAGTACGCGAACCCGAACAATCCGCTGGCCCACTTCGAGGGCACGATACGCGAGATCGACGAAGCTTTGCACGGCGAGTGGGACGTTTTGTTTGTGGCAACCAGCAGCACCGGCACAGCGCAAGGGTGTCGCGACTATCTGCGAAGCCGTGGACGAAACGTGCAGGTTGTCGCAGTCGATTCAGTTGGCAGCGTGCTGTTCGGCGGGACATCCGGGCCTCGTATGATTCCCGGGTTAGGTGCGGGGAAAGAGCCTCGCTTGGCCGTCGGTCAGTCTTTCGATCATGTCATGCGAGTGACCGACCTGGACTGCGTTGTCGGTTGCCGTCGCGCCGCCCACAGGGAAGCATTATTGGTTGGCGGGTCTGCGGGTGGCGTGTTGATCAGCGTGGATCGAATGGCTAACGACCTTTCGGGGAAACGCTGCGTCGCGATTTTGCACGACTCGGGAACGCGGTACTTAGAGACTGTTTTCAATGACCGCTGGGTCGAAAATTCGCTTGATTGCAACCCAGCGACACTGGCACAATTGGTAGACGGTAGCCCGATGGTTCTTGAGACAGAGGTGTCTGTATGA